A window of the Candidatus Binataceae bacterium genome harbors these coding sequences:
- a CDS encoding SDR family NAD(P)-dependent oxidoreductase, giving the protein MPVRNKVVLITGAARGMGREHTRGFLKQGAKVIATDLLWAPTGASSDEVSFLDEIKDNPNVLVETMDITIDSHVKRVYREAMKKFGTIDVILNNAGMRARDLYPDVGGRITLLETEVGDWQRLFDTHVFGNFRVIKTFSAPMLEKRSGSIINVGTGNFNPNSMEGPYPMAKAALAQMTMFLAAELKPYNIAANMLLPSLTRTTGSDTQTAIRLASGGRFFPRLRPDSVVPLALYLAEQDASTGETGKSFEVLKWNQEHELGGLENWVYEEDLKTMKEINFQMPQR; this is encoded by the coding sequence ATGCCAGTCAGAAACAAGGTCGTATTAATAACCGGTGCAGCGCGCGGAATGGGGCGCGAGCACACGCGGGGTTTTCTCAAGCAAGGTGCCAAGGTGATCGCCACTGATCTCCTGTGGGCGCCGACAGGGGCTTCCAGCGACGAAGTCAGTTTCCTGGACGAGATCAAGGATAATCCCAACGTGTTGGTCGAGACGATGGATATTACCATCGATTCCCACGTCAAGCGGGTGTACCGCGAGGCGATGAAGAAGTTCGGGACTATCGACGTTATCCTCAATAACGCCGGGATGCGGGCGCGCGACCTTTACCCCGACGTGGGCGGACGAATCACCCTGCTGGAGACCGAAGTGGGGGATTGGCAGCGCTTGTTCGATACTCATGTGTTCGGCAATTTCCGGGTAATCAAGACCTTCAGCGCGCCGATGCTAGAGAAGCGCAGCGGCAGCATAATCAACGTCGGCACCGGCAACTTCAATCCCAACTCGATGGAAGGGCCCTATCCGATGGCCAAGGCGGCGCTGGCGCAGATGACGATGTTCTTGGCCGCCGAACTCAAGCCCTACAATATCGCCGCCAACATGCTGTTGCCCAGCTTGACCCGTACCACCGGCTCCGATACCCAGACCGCGATTCGGTTGGCTAGCGGCGGGCGCTTTTTCCCACGCCTGCGGCCCGATTCGGTGGTGCCCCTGGCCCTGTACTTGGCCGAACAGGACGCCAGCACGGGCGAGACCGGCAAGAGCTTTGAAGTACTTAAGTGGAACCAGGAACACGAGTTGGGCGGTCTGGAGAATTGGGTCTATGAAGAAGATCTCAAGACTATGAAGGAAATCAATTTTCAGATGCCCCAACGTTAG